The following are encoded together in the Actinoplanes sp. N902-109 genome:
- the iolC gene encoding 5-dehydro-2-deoxygluconokinase, with protein MPAHEVLTMGRMGVDLYPQQIGVPLGEVRTFEKFLGGSPANVAVAAARYGRRSAVITRTGADPFGDYLHRALRSFGVDDRFVTPVPGLPTPVTFCEIFPPDDFPLYFYRYPKAPDLEIHESELDLAAIGAATVFWMTGTGLCQEPSRSATLAALRSRARRGITVFDLDYRPMFWESREQARHWYDQALPHATVAVGNLDECETAVGVRDPEAAIEALLAYGVELVVVKMGPEGVIAARGAERTRAAPIPVRVVNGLGAGDAFGGALCHGLLAGWDLATVMRFANGAGAVVASRLACADAMPTEDEVKAVLLS; from the coding sequence ATGCCCGCGCACGAGGTGCTGACCATGGGAAGAATGGGCGTCGATCTGTATCCGCAGCAGATCGGCGTCCCGCTCGGCGAGGTCCGGACGTTCGAGAAGTTCCTCGGTGGCAGTCCCGCGAACGTGGCCGTCGCGGCGGCCCGGTACGGCCGGCGCAGCGCGGTGATCACCCGCACCGGGGCCGATCCGTTCGGCGACTACCTGCACCGGGCGCTGCGCTCGTTCGGCGTCGACGACCGGTTCGTGACGCCGGTGCCGGGGCTGCCGACACCGGTCACGTTCTGTGAGATCTTCCCGCCGGACGACTTCCCGTTGTACTTCTACCGCTACCCGAAGGCGCCGGACCTGGAGATCCACGAGTCCGAGCTGGACCTGGCGGCGATCGGTGCCGCCACCGTCTTCTGGATGACCGGCACCGGGCTGTGCCAGGAGCCGTCGCGCTCGGCGACCCTGGCCGCGCTGCGGTCCCGGGCCCGGCGGGGCATCACCGTGTTCGACCTGGACTACCGGCCGATGTTCTGGGAGTCGCGGGAGCAGGCGCGGCACTGGTACGACCAGGCGCTGCCGCACGCGACGGTAGCCGTGGGCAACCTCGACGAGTGCGAGACCGCGGTCGGCGTCCGCGACCCCGAGGCCGCCATCGAGGCGCTGCTCGCGTACGGCGTGGAGCTCGTGGTGGTCAAGATGGGCCCCGAGGGGGTGATCGCCGCCCGCGGGGCCGAGCGCACCCGGGCGGCGCCGATCCCGGTGCGGGTGGTCAACGGGCTGGGCGCCGGGGACGCCTTCGGCGGCGCGCTGTGCCATGGGCTGCTGGCCGGGTGGGACCTGGCCACGGTGATGCGCTTCGCCAACGGTGCCGGCGCGGTCGTGGCCTCCCGGCTGGCCTGCGCCGACGCCATGCCGACCGAGGACGAGGTGAAGGCGGTGCTCCTGTCATGA
- a CDS encoding GPP34 family phosphoprotein has product MLSPQGPLADDLYLAAHDTVRGRCALTPATLGLGLAAGLLAELVLDRRIDLRADRLTVLDDRTTGDLATAAVLGQLLREHRRGVRDWLAFLATGVAADLVARRLTRAGLLERTARRGLFGTRLRFVPVDSVVTGRPGSRIRVSAERRELLGTTDLVLAGLILATGLDQHVLVALDPIGRDHLFDQLRRRLPVPLQQLVGHAEAAVGDAVMARRA; this is encoded by the coding sequence GTGCTGTCACCACAGGGACCGCTCGCCGACGACCTGTACCTCGCCGCCCACGACACCGTGCGCGGTCGCTGCGCGCTCACCCCGGCCACCCTCGGGCTCGGCCTGGCCGCCGGGCTGCTCGCCGAACTCGTCCTCGACCGCCGGATCGACCTGCGGGCCGACCGGCTCACCGTGCTCGACGACCGCACCACCGGCGACCTCGCCACCGCGGCCGTGCTCGGCCAGCTCCTGCGCGAGCACCGCCGGGGCGTCCGGGACTGGCTCGCCTTCCTGGCCACCGGGGTCGCGGCCGACCTGGTCGCGCGCCGGCTCACCCGGGCCGGGCTGCTCGAGCGCACCGCCCGGCGCGGCCTGTTCGGCACCCGGCTGCGGTTCGTCCCGGTCGACTCGGTCGTCACCGGCCGGCCGGGCAGCCGCATCCGGGTCAGCGCCGAACGCCGGGAACTGCTGGGCACCACCGATCTCGTGCTCGCCGGGCTGATCCTCGCCACCGGCCTGGACCAGCACGTGCTGGTCGCGCTCGACCCGATCGGCCGCGACCACCTGTTCGACCAGCTGCGGCGGCGCTTGCCGGTGCCGTTGCAGCAGCTCGTCGGTCATGCCGAAGCCGCCGTCGGCGACGCCGTCATGGCCCGGCGCGCCTGA
- the iolD gene encoding 3D-(3,5/4)-trihydroxycyclohexane-1,2-dione acylhydrolase (decyclizing), whose product MRLTVAQAVVRFLANQWTERDGVEQRAIAGMWGIFGHGNVAGIGQALVQAQRTAQKDLLSVDLPYRLARNEQAMVHAAAGFAKMKNRLATYACTASIGPGSTNMLTGAALATVNRLPVLLLPSDVFATRVAAPVLQELEVPYGGDVSVNDAFRPLSRFFDRIWRPEQLPAALLSAMRVLFDPAETGAVTLCLPQDVQTEAYDFPDELFERRVWHVGRPVPEPAALARAAEVIRGARRPLLIAGGGAVYSEASAALDAFARATGIPVADTQAGKGALSWDHPHAVGGVGATGTPVANRLAREADVIIGVGTRYSDFTTASHTAFANPEVRFVNVNVASFDGHKLAATALVADAREGLLALREAVRDVTFQPDWQRDMAAWQQRVDRACHLGHGPLPAQSEVIGAVNDACGERDVVVQAAGSMPGDLHLLWRARDPKQYHVEYGYSCMGFEIAGAVGVKLADPSREVFALVGDGSYLMMAQELVTAVADGLKLIVVLVQNHGFASIGSLSESVGSQRFGTSYRYRSDDEDYGGGYLPVDLAANAESLGAAVIRCRSVADLVDGLNRARDADRLTVVHVETDPLSPVPSSESWWDVPVSEVSELATTRDARAGYQSAKRAQRPYL is encoded by the coding sequence ATGAGGCTGACCGTGGCGCAGGCCGTCGTGCGCTTCCTGGCCAACCAGTGGACCGAACGCGACGGCGTCGAGCAGCGCGCCATCGCCGGGATGTGGGGCATCTTCGGGCACGGCAACGTCGCCGGGATCGGCCAGGCCCTGGTGCAGGCGCAGCGCACCGCCCAGAAAGACCTGCTCAGCGTCGACCTTCCCTACCGTCTTGCCCGCAACGAGCAGGCGATGGTCCACGCCGCGGCCGGGTTCGCCAAGATGAAGAACCGGCTGGCCACGTACGCCTGCACGGCCTCCATCGGCCCCGGCTCGACGAACATGCTCACCGGCGCCGCGCTGGCCACGGTGAACCGGCTCCCGGTGCTGCTGCTGCCCAGCGACGTGTTCGCCACCCGGGTGGCCGCGCCGGTGCTGCAGGAGCTCGAGGTGCCGTACGGCGGGGACGTCTCGGTCAACGACGCCTTCCGGCCGCTGTCCCGCTTCTTCGACCGCATCTGGCGGCCCGAGCAGCTTCCGGCCGCGTTGCTCTCGGCGATGCGGGTGCTGTTCGACCCGGCCGAGACCGGCGCGGTGACGCTGTGCCTGCCGCAGGACGTGCAGACCGAGGCGTACGACTTCCCGGACGAGCTGTTCGAGCGCCGGGTCTGGCACGTCGGCCGCCCGGTGCCGGAACCGGCCGCACTCGCCCGCGCCGCCGAGGTCATCCGCGGCGCGCGGCGGCCGTTGCTGATCGCGGGCGGGGGAGCGGTCTACTCGGAGGCGTCGGCCGCGCTCGACGCCTTCGCCCGCGCCACCGGCATCCCGGTGGCCGACACGCAGGCCGGCAAGGGCGCCCTGAGCTGGGACCACCCGCATGCGGTCGGCGGGGTGGGCGCGACCGGCACGCCGGTGGCCAACCGGCTGGCCCGCGAGGCGGACGTGATCATCGGCGTGGGCACCCGCTACAGCGACTTCACCACCGCGTCGCACACGGCGTTCGCAAACCCGGAGGTCCGCTTCGTCAACGTGAACGTGGCGTCGTTCGACGGGCACAAGCTCGCGGCGACGGCCCTGGTCGCTGACGCCCGGGAGGGGCTGCTGGCGCTCCGGGAGGCAGTGCGGGACGTCACGTTCCAGCCGGACTGGCAGCGCGACATGGCGGCCTGGCAGCAGCGGGTCGACCGGGCCTGCCACCTCGGGCACGGGCCGTTGCCGGCGCAGAGCGAGGTCATCGGGGCGGTCAACGATGCCTGCGGGGAGCGCGACGTCGTGGTGCAGGCGGCCGGCAGCATGCCCGGTGATCTGCACCTGCTGTGGCGGGCGCGCGACCCGAAGCAGTACCACGTCGAGTACGGCTACTCCTGCATGGGCTTCGAGATCGCCGGGGCGGTCGGGGTGAAGCTCGCCGACCCGTCGCGGGAGGTGTTCGCGCTGGTCGGGGACGGCTCGTACCTGATGATGGCGCAGGAGCTGGTCACCGCGGTGGCGGACGGGCTGAAGCTGATCGTCGTGCTGGTGCAGAACCATGGGTTCGCGTCGATCGGGTCGTTGTCCGAGTCGGTGGGGTCGCAGCGGTTCGGGACGAGCTACCGCTACCGCAGCGACGACGAGGACTACGGGGGCGGGTATCTGCCGGTGGACCTGGCCGCGAACGCCGAGAGCCTGGGGGCTGCGGTGATCCGCTGCCGGTCGGTCGCCGACCTCGTGGACGGGCTCAACCGGGCCCGCGACGCGGACCGGCTGACCGTCGTGCACGTCGAGACCGATCCGTTGTCGCCGGTGCCGTCGTCGGAATCATGGTGGGATGTGCCGGTGAGCGAGGTCTCCGAGCTGGCCACCACGCGGGACGCCCGCGCCGGTTACCAGAGCGCCAAGCGGGCCCAGCGGCCGTACCTCTAG
- the iolB gene encoding 5-deoxy-glucuronate isomerase codes for MSQVVRRGPGGTGPFQLTVTPESAGWGYSGLRVVEIGIGQRVSFHTGDAETLVLPLSGGCDVTCDDERLTLTGRRSVFSRVTDFAYLPTGSAVTLRAGNGGRFALPAARAGRKLPFRYGPAESVPVELRGAGQASRQVNNFCTPESFEADRLIAVEVLTPGGNWSSYPPHKHDDPAAGETALEEIYYFEVAGSPSGTPGSGFQRVYGHPGHDIDVCAEVHSGDAVLIPYGWHGPSMAAPGYDLYYLNVMAGPGQRRWLFSDDPAHAWVRGSWERQEMDPRLPLTTVRERRRS; via the coding sequence GTGAGCCAGGTCGTGCGCCGCGGCCCGGGCGGTACCGGCCCGTTCCAGCTCACCGTCACCCCGGAGTCGGCCGGGTGGGGGTACAGCGGGCTGCGCGTGGTCGAGATCGGCATCGGCCAGCGGGTCAGCTTCCACACCGGCGACGCCGAGACGCTGGTCCTGCCGCTGTCCGGCGGCTGCGACGTGACCTGCGACGACGAGCGGCTCACGCTGACCGGCCGGCGCTCGGTGTTCAGCCGGGTGACCGATTTCGCCTACCTGCCGACCGGCTCGGCGGTGACCCTGCGGGCGGGCAACGGCGGCCGGTTCGCGCTACCCGCCGCCCGCGCCGGGCGCAAGCTGCCGTTCCGCTACGGTCCGGCCGAGTCGGTGCCGGTCGAGCTGCGCGGGGCCGGGCAGGCCAGCCGGCAGGTGAACAACTTCTGCACGCCGGAGTCGTTCGAGGCGGACCGGCTGATCGCGGTCGAGGTGCTCACGCCGGGCGGCAACTGGTCGTCGTACCCGCCGCACAAGCACGACGACCCGGCGGCGGGCGAGACCGCCCTGGAGGAGATCTACTACTTCGAGGTCGCCGGGTCGCCGTCGGGTACACCGGGGTCCGGCTTCCAGCGCGTGTACGGGCACCCGGGCCACGACATCGACGTGTGCGCCGAGGTGCACAGCGGTGACGCGGTGCTGATCCCGTACGGCTGGCACGGTCCTTCGATGGCCGCGCCCGGCTACGACCTGTACTACCTCAATGTCATGGCCGGTCCGGGGCAGCGCCGGTGGCTGTTCTCGGACGACCCGGCGCACGCGTGGGTGCGTGGTTCGTGGGAGCGCCAGGAGATGGATCCGCGACTCCCGCTGACCACGGTCCGGGAGAGGAGACGATCATGA
- a CDS encoding M48 family metallopeptidase — protein MLTATTSCPQCQDTLVSVGDADPWCGACEWNLDSFPHARGGWFARRMVRLDRRAGFRADRKLAGRDEEAVGRRLTVRHLALVAVSAVLVLIVLALAVTGGWLVVTGGILPPIVLGLLMIALAWVLRPRLGRRSRVAEGGWEVDPGSAPAVWALVTRIADATGAPRPDVIVIDTDWNAATAVIGLRRTRVLWLGVPLLLTLDEQEQVALIGHELGHLANEDSLRRLLEQPARTVFGRLGRLVAPAPENAVDMGLAGPVALGWTILQVLGGLASFVLFSAHLGMHLLGAAEQRRAEIRADLMSARAAGSRAALRAIDVLAMLPRLDDLLFPNVLEGEAAVRWHKVLTDRRGTLTGDAAVLRQFSIRADASLFADHPAPGRRHQWLSARPYLDPAVVVTPAEGERLRAEIAPYAEPIARRLRERHGL, from the coding sequence GTGCTGACCGCGACAACCTCCTGCCCGCAGTGCCAGGACACCCTCGTGAGCGTGGGCGACGCCGATCCGTGGTGCGGCGCCTGCGAGTGGAACCTCGACTCGTTCCCGCACGCTCGCGGGGGCTGGTTCGCCCGCCGGATGGTACGGCTCGACCGGCGGGCGGGCTTCCGCGCCGACCGTAAGCTCGCCGGCCGCGACGAGGAGGCGGTGGGGCGCCGGCTCACCGTCCGCCACCTCGCGCTCGTCGCGGTCTCCGCCGTGCTGGTGCTGATCGTGCTGGCGCTCGCGGTGACCGGCGGCTGGCTGGTCGTGACCGGGGGAATCCTGCCGCCCATCGTGCTCGGGCTGCTGATGATCGCCCTGGCCTGGGTGTTGCGCCCGCGGCTGGGACGGCGGAGCCGGGTCGCGGAGGGCGGCTGGGAGGTGGACCCGGGGTCGGCGCCGGCGGTATGGGCGCTCGTCACCCGCATCGCCGACGCCACCGGCGCACCCCGGCCGGACGTCATCGTGATCGACACCGACTGGAACGCCGCCACCGCCGTGATCGGGCTGCGCCGCACCCGGGTGCTGTGGCTGGGTGTCCCGCTGCTGCTGACCCTCGACGAGCAGGAGCAGGTCGCGCTGATCGGGCACGAGCTGGGTCATCTGGCCAACGAGGACTCGCTGCGCCGGTTGCTGGAGCAGCCGGCCCGCACGGTGTTCGGCCGGCTCGGCAGGCTCGTGGCGCCGGCCCCGGAGAACGCGGTGGACATGGGTCTGGCCGGACCGGTCGCGCTGGGCTGGACCATCCTGCAGGTGCTCGGCGGCCTGGCGTCATTCGTCCTGTTCTCCGCGCACCTCGGTATGCACCTGCTGGGCGCGGCCGAGCAGCGGCGCGCCGAGATCCGCGCCGATCTGATGTCGGCCCGGGCGGCGGGTTCGCGGGCGGCGCTGCGGGCGATCGATGTCCTCGCGATGCTGCCCCGGCTCGACGACCTGCTGTTCCCCAACGTCCTCGAGGGCGAGGCGGCCGTCCGCTGGCACAAGGTGCTGACCGACCGCCGCGGCACGCTGACCGGCGACGCCGCCGTGCTGCGCCAGTTCTCGATCCGCGCGGACGCTTCGCTGTTCGCCGACCACCCGGCACCCGGCCGCCGGCACCAGTGGCTGAGCGCCCGCCCGTACCTCGACCCGGCGGTGGTCGTGACACCCGCCGAGGGCGAGCGGTTGCGTGCCGAGATCGCGCCCTATGCCGAGCCGATCGCCCGCCGGTTGCGGGAGCGCCACGGGCTCTGA
- a CDS encoding APC family permease, translating to MPYTSTSSGSARLSTALAHDRLGVAAVVFFVMSAAAPLTVVAGVIPTGLAVTGLTAVPIAFVAVALVLAVFSVGYVAMARHIANAGAFYAYVSRGLGRPLGVAAAWVALAAYNSFQVASYGGFGAIAAPLADAWFGVELPWWLIALAAWALVAVLGVRDVAVNGKVLATLLVAEILLVVVFSVADVFSAGFTASAAPLNPAGLTGAGAGALLVMAVTGFVGFEQSVVFSEESRDPRRTVPRATYVAITLIAVLYAFGGWTMISAAGADPAGQAALAGPELFFQLAADRLGTAAVHLGHALFLTSLVAAMISFHNIIARYTFSLGREGVLPRAFGRTVPGTGAPKNGSLAQSAVGLVVVLTYAVLGWDPLVQLFFWGGTTGGIGVLVLITITSSAVLGYFTAEPGGENVWRRVVAPLTATALLVVVTTLALTNIATLFGVAPGARPTWVVPLGYAVLATAGAAWALTLRRTRPGVYEGIGWGARSARFFVGGDRLGDRPSTEWPSPHRPSTGRRGGEL from the coding sequence GTGCCGTACACCTCGACATCCTCCGGCAGCGCCCGGTTGTCCACCGCGCTCGCCCACGACCGGCTCGGTGTGGCCGCGGTCGTGTTCTTCGTCATGTCCGCCGCCGCACCGCTGACCGTCGTTGCCGGGGTGATCCCGACCGGCCTGGCCGTCACCGGGCTCACCGCTGTCCCGATCGCCTTCGTCGCCGTCGCGCTGGTGCTGGCCGTCTTCTCGGTCGGCTACGTCGCCATGGCCCGGCACATCGCCAACGCCGGCGCGTTCTACGCCTACGTCTCCCGCGGTCTCGGCCGGCCGCTCGGCGTGGCCGCCGCGTGGGTCGCGCTGGCTGCCTACAACAGCTTCCAGGTCGCCTCGTACGGCGGGTTCGGTGCGATCGCCGCACCCCTGGCCGACGCCTGGTTCGGGGTCGAGCTGCCGTGGTGGCTGATCGCGCTGGCCGCCTGGGCCCTGGTCGCCGTGCTCGGGGTGCGCGACGTCGCGGTCAACGGCAAGGTGCTGGCCACCCTGCTGGTCGCGGAGATCCTGCTGGTCGTCGTGTTCAGCGTGGCCGACGTGTTCAGCGCCGGCTTCACCGCGTCGGCCGCGCCGCTCAACCCGGCCGGGCTCACCGGGGCCGGCGCGGGTGCGCTGCTGGTCATGGCCGTCACCGGCTTTGTCGGCTTCGAACAGTCGGTCGTGTTCAGCGAGGAGTCGCGCGACCCGCGGCGCACCGTCCCGCGGGCCACGTACGTCGCCATCACGCTGATCGCGGTGCTCTACGCCTTCGGCGGCTGGACGATGATCTCGGCCGCCGGTGCCGACCCGGCCGGTCAGGCCGCGCTCGCCGGGCCGGAGCTGTTCTTCCAGCTGGCCGCCGACCGGCTCGGCACCGCCGCCGTCCACCTCGGGCACGCGCTGTTCCTGACCTCGCTGGTGGCCGCGATGATCTCGTTCCACAACATCATCGCCCGCTACACGTTCTCGCTGGGCCGCGAGGGCGTGCTGCCGCGGGCGTTCGGGCGCACGGTCCCCGGCACCGGTGCCCCGAAGAACGGCTCGCTCGCCCAGTCGGCCGTGGGCCTGGTGGTCGTCCTGACCTATGCCGTGCTCGGCTGGGACCCGCTGGTGCAGCTGTTCTTCTGGGGCGGCACCACCGGCGGGATCGGCGTGCTGGTGCTGATCACGATCACCTCGTCAGCGGTGCTGGGCTACTTCACCGCCGAGCCGGGCGGCGAGAACGTGTGGCGCCGGGTGGTCGCGCCGCTGACCGCGACGGCGCTGCTGGTGGTGGTCACCACGCTGGCGCTGACCAACATCGCCACCCTGTTCGGCGTCGCGCCCGGCGCCCGGCCCACCTGGGTGGTGCCGCTCGGCTACGCCGTGCTGGCCACGGCGGGTGCGGCCTGGGCGCTGACGCTGCGGCGGACCCGGCCCGGCGTCTACGAGGGCATCGGCTGGGGCGCCCGCAGCGCCCGCTTCTTCGTCGGCGGCGACCGGCTCGGCGACCGGCCCAGCACCGAGTGGCCCAGCCCCCACCGGCCCAGCACCGGCCGGCGTGGTGGTGAGCTGTGA
- a CDS encoding CocE/NonD family hydrolase yields the protein MNPRSCAAAVAGAMITTAALAVGGPAAAAAPTAAPPGVTHDQNPRVPEGAVWTENYFPSADHSGVELHADVLRPEHLSARARTPVILSVGPYFGHSGQTGPEGWPQTGPSNRFADFTSGTDLFDRGYTYVMVDLRGFGGSTGCLDWVGPGEQADVKAAIQWVARQPWSTGKVGMYGKSYDAVTGLVGNNLKLGALKAVVAQEPVWNMYNYLFSNGVPRPNVTGTPEAYNSIATIPPLADDSERYRANAAYETSHPECLADNLTNNNNPDLDSRYWRARNLAADAKGTNTPLFITQGFIEPNTKPEDAEEYLDNHRGFERGWMGQWEHVRGNDTNSQGRLLQGRAGFFDEVMRLYDRYLKGERPAVHDPAFAIEDNTGAWRAQPAWPTPASGTTARLQDGQYVDDGLSASTLAAPAGQQWDMEHATDPAPVTTRGLAPASTTNAYFTWSTPVRSRLRITATPSISLRASAPGNVMVQLYDVAPDGTAVMFDENVALIDRAGRVAFDLKSTDWTLEAGHQLGVQIGTIRSGSWLDTPSGATIRVSSARLDLALQDPRSDVPAQGDRSPYLDTYLRQNTRTISDVPAGTFRLALR from the coding sequence ATGAATCCGCGCAGCTGTGCCGCAGCCGTCGCCGGAGCAATGATCACGACAGCCGCACTGGCGGTGGGCGGCCCGGCCGCCGCCGCGGCACCCACGGCCGCCCCGCCCGGCGTCACCCACGACCAGAACCCGCGGGTGCCCGAGGGTGCGGTGTGGACGGAGAACTACTTCCCGTCGGCCGACCACAGCGGCGTCGAGCTGCACGCCGACGTGCTGCGGCCGGAGCACCTGTCCGCGCGCGCCAGGACGCCGGTCATCCTGTCCGTCGGCCCCTACTTCGGACACTCGGGTCAGACCGGGCCGGAGGGCTGGCCGCAGACCGGGCCGTCCAACCGGTTCGCCGACTTCACCAGCGGCACCGACCTGTTCGACCGCGGCTACACCTACGTGATGGTCGACCTGCGCGGCTTCGGCGGCAGCACCGGGTGCCTGGACTGGGTCGGCCCGGGTGAACAGGCCGATGTCAAGGCAGCGATCCAGTGGGTGGCCCGGCAGCCGTGGTCCACCGGCAAGGTCGGCATGTACGGCAAGTCGTACGACGCCGTGACCGGGCTGGTCGGCAACAACCTGAAGCTCGGTGCGCTCAAGGCGGTGGTCGCCCAGGAGCCGGTCTGGAACATGTACAACTACCTGTTCAGCAACGGCGTCCCGCGGCCCAACGTGACCGGGACCCCGGAGGCGTACAACAGCATCGCCACGATCCCGCCGCTGGCCGACGACAGCGAGCGTTACCGGGCCAACGCGGCCTACGAGACGAGCCACCCCGAGTGCCTCGCCGACAACCTCACGAACAACAACAACCCGGACCTGGACTCACGCTACTGGCGCGCTCGCAACCTCGCTGCCGACGCCAAGGGTACGAATACCCCGCTGTTCATCACCCAGGGCTTCATCGAGCCCAACACCAAGCCCGAGGACGCCGAGGAATACCTGGACAACCACCGCGGGTTCGAACGCGGCTGGATGGGCCAGTGGGAGCACGTGCGCGGCAACGACACGAACAGCCAGGGCCGGCTGCTGCAGGGCCGGGCCGGCTTCTTCGACGAGGTCATGCGGCTCTACGACCGCTACCTCAAGGGCGAGCGCCCGGCGGTCCACGACCCGGCGTTCGCCATCGAGGACAACACCGGCGCGTGGCGGGCCCAGCCGGCCTGGCCCACCCCGGCCTCGGGCACCACGGCACGGCTGCAGGACGGCCAGTACGTGGACGACGGGCTGAGTGCCTCCACCCTGGCGGCGCCTGCCGGTCAGCAGTGGGACATGGAGCACGCCACCGACCCCGCCCCGGTCACCACGCGCGGCCTCGCCCCGGCCTCGACGACCAACGCCTACTTCACCTGGTCCACGCCGGTGCGGTCGCGCCTGCGGATCACCGCCACCCCGAGCATCAGCCTGCGGGCCAGCGCACCCGGCAACGTCATGGTCCAGCTGTACGACGTAGCCCCGGACGGCACCGCGGTGATGTTCGACGAGAACGTGGCGCTGATCGACCGGGCCGGCCGGGTGGCCTTCGACCTCAAGTCCACCGACTGGACCCTGGAGGCCGGCCACCAGCTCGGCGTCCAGATCGGCACGATCCGCAGCGGCAGCTGGCTGGACACCCCGAGCGGCGCCACGATCCGGGTCAGCTCGGCGCGCCTGGACCTGGCGCTGCAGGATCCGCGCTCCGACGTCCCGGCCCAGGGCGACCGCTCGCCGTACCTCGACACCTACCTGCGCCAGAACACCCGCACCATCAGCGACGTCCCGGCCGGCACCTTCCGGCTGGCGCTGCGCTGA
- a CDS encoding N-acetyltransferase — MSSAVRPAGPGELPAVAALIGLAFDHLDQNRALVPDATDRLRVMTDFFALVTASAPAAGAVDVISGPEGAPAAAAVWFDRTGEPDPVPSYDERLAVVAGRHLPAFLDLERVLGAHHPPDPHWHLAFLAVHPDHRRAGLGTALLQHRHARLTGPAYLEATNADNIRLYRRHGYHSMIPFKICLRDGTPFYRLWRAYPPVRRGGRNGPQMI, encoded by the coding sequence GTGAGCTCGGCTGTCCGGCCGGCCGGGCCCGGCGAGCTGCCGGCCGTCGCCGCCCTCATCGGGCTCGCGTTCGACCACCTCGACCAGAACCGGGCGCTGGTCCCCGACGCGACCGACCGCCTCCGCGTGATGACCGACTTCTTCGCGCTGGTCACCGCGTCCGCCCCGGCCGCCGGCGCGGTCGACGTGATCTCCGGGCCGGAGGGTGCGCCGGCGGCGGCAGCGGTGTGGTTCGACCGTACGGGGGAACCGGACCCGGTGCCCTCGTACGACGAGCGGCTCGCCGTCGTGGCCGGCCGCCACCTGCCCGCCTTTCTCGACCTGGAACGGGTCCTGGGCGCGCACCACCCGCCGGACCCGCACTGGCACCTGGCCTTTCTCGCGGTGCATCCGGACCACCGCCGGGCCGGGCTCGGCACCGCACTGCTGCAGCACCGGCACGCCCGGCTCACCGGACCGGCATACCTGGAAGCCACCAATGCGGACAACATCCGCCTGTACCGCCGGCACGGTTACCACAGCATGATCCCGTTCAAGATCTGCCTGCGCGACGGCACCCCGTTCTACCGCCTGTGGCGGGCCTACCCCCCGGTCCGACGGGGCGGCCGGAACGGCCCGCAGATGATCTAA
- a CDS encoding dioxygenase, producing MSPLPALFLSHGAPPLVDNPVWVSQLESLAAGLPRPRAILMASAHWESAPLMLGATETVPLVYDFGGFAPRYYQQQYRAPGAPDLAARVEKLMPDSEHVARTNRGLDHGAYVPLSVMYPDADIPVLQMSLPTLEPDRLLDLGRRLAPLRDEGVLIIGSGFTTHGLPFLREFREDAPAPGWSREFDAWAAEALFSGAVDELADFRRLAPGMPYAHPTIEHFAPMFLTLGASSNPGQSAEQPINGFWMGLSKRSFLVS from the coding sequence ATGAGCCCGCTCCCCGCGCTGTTCCTCAGCCACGGCGCACCGCCGCTGGTCGACAACCCGGTCTGGGTGTCGCAGCTGGAATCCCTGGCAGCGGGCTTGCCGCGGCCGCGGGCGATCCTGATGGCGTCCGCCCACTGGGAATCGGCGCCGCTGATGCTGGGTGCCACCGAGACCGTTCCGCTCGTCTACGACTTCGGCGGTTTCGCCCCGCGGTATTACCAACAGCAATACCGCGCGCCGGGCGCGCCGGACCTCGCCGCCCGGGTCGAGAAGCTGATGCCCGACTCCGAGCACGTGGCCCGCACCAACCGCGGGCTCGACCACGGTGCGTACGTGCCGTTGTCGGTGATGTACCCGGACGCCGACATCCCGGTGCTCCAGATGTCGCTGCCCACCCTGGAACCCGACCGGCTGCTCGACCTCGGCCGCCGGCTCGCCCCGCTGCGCGACGAGGGCGTGCTCATCATCGGCTCCGGCTTCACCACGCACGGCCTGCCGTTCCTGCGGGAGTTCCGCGAGGACGCGCCGGCCCCCGGCTGGTCGCGGGAGTTCGACGCCTGGGCGGCCGAGGCGCTGTTCAGCGGTGCCGTCGACGAGCTGGCCGACTTCCGGCGGCTCGCCCCGGGCATGCCGTACGCCCACCCGACCATCGAGCACTTCGCGCCGATGTTCCTGACCCTGGGCGCGTCCAGCAACCCCGGGCAGAGCGCCGAGCAGCCGATCAACGGCTTCTGGATGGGTTTGTCCAAGCGCTCTTTCCTGGTCTCCTAG